One Setaria viridis chromosome 3, Setaria_viridis_v4.0, whole genome shotgun sequence DNA window includes the following coding sequences:
- the LOC117847913 gene encoding mediator of RNA polymerase II transcription subunit 19a: protein MDSDEKKFGKGPRELTGAVDLINHYKLLPHHDFFCKKPLPPAISDTHYLHNVVGDTEIRKGEGMELDQLVQNAYMRDKPAFIQPFDMEILGQAFQLRETAPVDLPSAEKGIPTISGKPKSESKDKEKKHKKHKDKDRDKDKEHKKHKHRHKDRSKDKDKDKDKDKKKDKSGHHDSAGDHSKKHHDKKRKHEGNEDSADVHKHKKSKHKSSKTDEMGNGLS, encoded by the exons ATGGATTCTGATGAAAAGAAGTTTGGAAAAG GGCCTAGGGAGCTCACTGGTGCTGTTGATTTAATCAACCACTACAAACTGCTGCCGCACCATGATTTCTTTTGCAAGAAACCTTTGCCACCGGCAATCTCAGATACACATTATCTTCACAATGTTGTGGGAGACACTGAAATTCGCAAAGGAGAAGGGATGGAGCTGGATCAACTTGTTCAGAATGCATATATGAGGGATAAGCCTGCTTTTATTCAGCCCTTTGATATGGAAATACTGGGGCAAGCATTCCAGCTTCGAGAAACAGCTCCAGTAGATTTGCCCTCT GCTGAAAAGGGTATACCTACTATTTCGGGTAAACCGAAAAGTGAGTCCAAGGACAAAGAGAAGAAACATAAAAAGCACAAAGACAAAGACCGGGATAAAGACAAGGAGCATAAGAAGCATAAACATCGGCATAAAGATCGGAGTAAGGACAAAGATAAAGACAAGGACAAGGAtaagaaaaaggataaaagtGGGCATCATGATTCTGCAGGCGATCATTCAAAGAAACATCATGATAAG AAGAGGAAGCATGAGGGAAATGAGGATTCAGCGGATGTGCATAAGCACAAGAAGAGCAAG CACAAGAGTTCCAAAACCGATGAAATGGGGAATGGACTTAGCTAA